The following is a genomic window from Lysinibacillus sp. JNUCC-52.
TTTCTATTCTGCTGGTCCCGATATAAATGCACTGCCCTACGTTGACTTTCAACATTGCATGAATCAAGCTATCGAACATTATAAAGAAGAACTATTTACTTACTCAGATCAGCAAGGGCTGTATTCATTACGCGTTCAACTAGCGAGCTATTTGCAAAGTTTACAGGTATTCACCCAACCAGAAAGATTAGTTGTCGTTTCAGGCTCACAGCAAGCGCTAAATTTATTTGTTACGATGCCCTTTCCAAATGGCAGAAGCAACATTCTAATCGAACAACCTAGCTATTTTGGGATAATTGAATCTATTGCTTTACATCAAGTTACTGCTTTCGGTATTGACTTAACGATGGAAGGCATTGATCTCGAACGTTTGGAGTATATTTTTCGCAATCATGACATAAAGTTCTTTTATGTTATACCAAGATTTCATAATCCGCTTGGTCACTGTTATACAAATAGCGAGAAGAAAAAAATTGTGGAATTAGCAGAAAAATACGATGTTTATATCGTAGAAGATGATTTTTTAGGCGACCTTGACCCAAACATGAAGGCCGATCCTATGTTTTCTTTTGCTCCGTCAGGAAGGGTAATTTATATTAAGAGCTTTTCAAAAGTCTTCCTTCCTGGCTTAAGAATTGCAACGGTCGTGCTGCCTGAACGAATGGTTAACAGTTTTTTACGCTATAAATTTAGTTCGGATTTTAATAGCCCTGCCTTATCTCAAGGTGCATTAGAAATCTATTTAAAAAATGGTATGTTTCATAGTCATCTCAAAAAAATTAAAGAACTATATCGTAATAAAATGCAAATACTGCAAGAAGCATGTGATTTATTACTTCCTGCTAATACTTATTTTTCGAAGCCGACTTCAGGTTTTTATCTCTCTATCTTTTTACCAAAAAATGTAACTGCTAAACAAATCGTTCATATGTTACACGAGCAACAAATCTATGTGGATGATGCCTCTAGAATGTTTTTACCTGAATATAAAAAGGATAATATTTTGCGATTATGTATTTCTCAAGTGCATGAAAGCCAAATAAAACACGGTATTGAACGATTGGCTCATTGCATCGATTCAATTAACAGTAGAAAGCATCCCCAAGCACCAAAAACCTTTTTACATCAAAACGTATAACAAACGAACCTCCCTGTTTTTATATACAGGGAGGTTGACTATGCTCTTTCACATACCAATATTCATTCCCTCCTGCTAGGTGCACCTGCATGAACTTGAAGCGCTGCACGGTTCACCACACCACCCGTATTTTTTCGCAGTTTTTTTGCTTTTATTTTCTGATAAGAAAGCCTCTATTTTCAAGATTTTAACTGCTTCTTCTTACTGCATAATCACACTACAAACCGCTCATCGCCTATTCAATATTTAAGGCAACAGTTCACAAAGAACCTACTAAAATACAAGGATAAGAAAAATGCTTAGTATTCGAAATTTTGAATAAAAAAAATAAACTATTGAAATATGTAGGTATTGGTTATATACTACAAGCGATAGTGATAATCATTATCAATTATTTTCTTAATAGGAGTGTAATTCTAACATGAATTCTAAGCGATTTTATTCATTATTTGCAATGTTATTAATAGCAGTTTTTTCTTTTGCTTTAGCTGGATGTGCTGATAAAGAGTCTGGCACTGCGTCTACAGATTCAAAAGATTCAACAGAAAAATCAGACTCAGAGACTTCTGATACACAGTATCCTATCGTTATCAAACATGCATTTGGGGAAACTGTGATTGAAAAAAAACCTGAGCGTGTAGCAACGATTGCATGGGCAAACCATGATGTCGCATTAGCGCTTGATGTTGTTCCAGTGGGCTTTTCGGCCGCAAACTATGGCGTACAAGATGATAGTGGCATGTTACCATGGACAGCTGATAAGTTAAAAGAATTAGGAGAAACAAAACCAAATATATACCAAGATACTGATGGCTTAGATTTTGAGGCAATTTCTGACTCAAATCCAGATGTAATTTTAGCTGCTTATTCAGGAATTACACAAGAAGACTACGATACATTAAGTCAAATCGCACCCGTTGTGGCATACCCAGAAATTCCTTGGGTAATCTCATGGCGTGACCAAATCCTATACAATGCAAAAGGTATGGGCATGGAAAAAGAAGGTAAACAATTAATTGCTGATACAGAAAAGTTAATTGCTACAAAGGCAAGTGAAAAACCAGAACTAAAAGGTAAAAAAGCTGCATTTGCTATGTTCAATGCAACAGACCTTTCTAAGTTTTATATTTATACACCAGAAGATCCTCGTGGGGAGTTTTTAGAGGAATTAGGTATGGAATATCCACAAAGTATTCAAGATCAAATTACCGATAAATCTAGCTTCTATATTGAATTAAGTGCTGAAAATGCAGATGCTTTAAAGGATGCTGAAATTTTCA
Proteins encoded in this region:
- a CDS encoding aminotransferase-like domain-containing protein — its product is MSSKYMQIIEEVKGQLAIGKLYAGCKLPSVRHLSEQFSCSKNTVIRAYAELEQQHVIYAIPKSGYYVVNEYQPNEHAQKFIDFYSAGPDINALPYVDFQHCMNQAIEHYKEELFTYSDQQGLYSLRVQLASYLQSLQVFTQPERLVVVSGSQQALNLFVTMPFPNGRSNILIEQPSYFGIIESIALHQVTAFGIDLTMEGIDLERLEYIFRNHDIKFFYVIPRFHNPLGHCYTNSEKKKIVELAEKYDVYIVEDDFLGDLDPNMKADPMFSFAPSGRVIYIKSFSKVFLPGLRIATVVLPERMVNSFLRYKFSSDFNSPALSQGALEIYLKNGMFHSHLKKIKELYRNKMQILQEACDLLLPANTYFSKPTSGFYLSIFLPKNVTAKQIVHMLHEQQIYVDDASRMFLPEYKKDNILRLCISQVHESQIKHGIERLAHCIDSINSRKHPQAPKTFLHQNV
- a CDS encoding iron-siderophore ABC transporter substrate-binding protein, with translation MNSKRFYSLFAMLLIAVFSFALAGCADKESGTASTDSKDSTEKSDSETSDTQYPIVIKHAFGETVIEKKPERVATIAWANHDVALALDVVPVGFSAANYGVQDDSGMLPWTADKLKELGETKPNIYQDTDGLDFEAISDSNPDVILAAYSGITQEDYDTLSQIAPVVAYPEIPWVISWRDQILYNAKGMGMEKEGKQLIADTEKLIATKASEKPELKGKKAAFAMFNATDLSKFYIYTPEDPRGEFLEELGMEYPQSIQDQITDKSSFYIELSAENADALKDAEIFITYGDDKTLAALQADPILGKVPAIQNGSVVVITDNTPLAAAGNPNPLSIQYTIDEYLSLISDVAKKLK